In the genome of Anaerotignum faecicola, the window ACAGTATCTCATAAAAGATATCTTTCTCCGTATGTTAAAACCGGAAGAACTTAAGAAAATGCAAGGGTTCCCGGAGGATTATATACTTAATCGGGATATTGAGGGCAAGCCGTACCCGGTCGGGGAACAGGTGGCGCGGATCGGGAATAGCGTGGTGCCGATAATGGCTCAGGCGCTCGTATCTGCAAATTGTCCGTATCTGAAAGTAGGCGAGAGAATGCCGAACATGAGGATAGACGATAGCAAGGAGCAGCTGCGGTTTGCTTAACAAAACGATCATTTAAAGGAGGAACGGATAATGGATAGGTTTACAATTCCGGATGAGCCGATTGAAGGCGGAATAAAGAGAACTGTAATAGATGCCAGATTGGTTAGACAGGAGGCCATGACTATATATTGGCTGCTTAAGGAGTAT includes:
- a CDS encoding DNA cytosine methyltransferase; protein product: QYLIKDIFLRMLKPEELKKMQGFPEDYILNRDIEGKPYPVGEQVARIGNSVVPIMAQALVSANCPYLKVGERMPNMRIDDSKEQLRFA